A single region of the Gorilla gorilla gorilla isolate KB3781 chromosome 1, NHGRI_mGorGor1-v2.1_pri, whole genome shotgun sequence genome encodes:
- the LOC101126460 gene encoding LOW QUALITY PROTEIN: olfactory receptor 10J3 (The sequence of the model RefSeq protein was modified relative to this genomic sequence to represent the inferred CDS: inserted 2 bases in 2 codons) — MPKLNSTFVTEFLFEGFSSFRWQHKLVFFVVFLTLYLXGNVIIMTIIRLGHHLHTPMYFFLSMLSISETCYTVAIIPHMXSGLLNPHQPIATQSCATQLFFYLTFGINNCFLLTVMGYDRYVAICNPLRYSVIMGKRACIQLASGSLGIGLGMAIVQVTSVFGLPFCDGFVISHFFCDVRPLLKLACTDTTVNEIINFVVSVCVLVLPMGLVFISYVLIISTILKIASAEGRKKAFATCTSHLTVVIIHYGCASIIYLKPKSQSSLGQDRLISVTYTHHSPTEPCCVQPEEQGGQRCSAQSRGAKDSVSLMKRGCEGFSFAFINMY, encoded by the exons ATGCCAAAGCTAAATTCCACTTTTGTGACTGAGTTCCTCTTTGAAGGTTTCTCCAGCTTCAGGTGGCAGCACAAACTTGTCTTCTTTGTTGTATTCCTAACTTTGTACC CTGGCAATGTGATTATCATGACCATTATTCGCCTGGGCCATCATCTTcacacccccatgtacttcttcctgAGCATGCTGTCCATCTCTGAGACCTGCTACACTGTGGCCATCATTCCCCATA TTTCTGGTCTCTTGAATCCTCATCAGCCCATTGCCACCCAAAGTTGTGCCACTCAGCTCTTCTTCTATCTCACCTTTGGCATCAACAACTGCTTCCTGCTCACAGTCATGGGATATGACCGCTATGTGGCCATCTGCAACCCCCTAAGGTATTCAGTCATCATGGGTAAGAGGGCCTGTATCCAATTGGCCTCTGGATCACTGGGGATTGGCCTTGGCATGGCCATTGTCCAAGTAACATCTGTGTTTGGCCTGCCATTCTGTGATGGCTTTGTCATCTCCCACTTCTTCTGTGATGTGAGACCCCTGCTGAAGCTGGCCTGCACAGACACCACTGTCAATGAGATAATCAACTTTGTTGTCAGCGTCTGTGTCCTTGTTCTACCTATGGGCCTGGTCTTTATCTCCTATGTCCTCATCATCTCCACCATTCTTAAGATTGCCTCAGCTGAAGGTCGGAAGAAGGCCTTTGCCACCTGCACCTCCCACCTCACAGTGGTCATCATCCACTATGGCTGTGCCTCCATCATCTACCTGAAGCCTAAGTCCCAGAGTTCCCTGGGACAGGACAGACTCATCTCAGTGACCTACACTCATCACTCCCCTACTGAACCCTGTtgtgtacagcctgaagaacaaGGAGGTCAAAGATGCTCTGCACAGAGCCGTGGGGCAAAAGACTCTGTCTCCTTAATGAAGAGAGGTTGTGAAGGCTTTTCCTTTGCGTTTATAAATATGTACTAA